Proteins co-encoded in one Pseudorhizobium banfieldiae genomic window:
- a CDS encoding AGE family epimerase/isomerase, whose protein sequence is MSDQAAMPRTWAKRDYHRQWLLRQADALMDFFQYRAIDPKGGFHDLTAEGLPLDPQKATRGIHTSARMVHCYSIAYLLGRPGAGDIIDHGVRYLWQQHRDQRNGGYFWSLNDDGPVDDTKQGYGHAFVLLAASSAKAAGHPLADQMLADVTEILDTRFWESRHGAIAEEFGVDWSLIDGGDYRGQNSNMHLTEALMAAFEVTDERHYLEKAESIADLVIRCAAGSVGFRVAEHFDAEWQIDRNYYHRNEMFRPAGTTPGHWMEWSRLLLQLWSLGGKQHGWMPEAAKSLFVQAMSLGWDKERGGLFYTLDWEDRPAKTSKLWWPMCEATGAAHFLNEHLPADDFYEDTYRLVWSMIANRFIDHANGGWHEELTEELEPSHALFPGKGDIYHALQACLIPLFPATGSLVRAIQETGGRL, encoded by the coding sequence ATGAGCGATCAGGCGGCGATGCCGAGGACGTGGGCGAAGCGCGACTACCATCGGCAGTGGCTCCTGCGTCAGGCCGATGCGCTCATGGATTTCTTCCAGTATCGTGCCATCGATCCGAAGGGCGGCTTCCATGACCTGACAGCGGAGGGCCTTCCCCTTGATCCGCAGAAGGCGACACGCGGCATCCACACGTCGGCCCGCATGGTCCACTGCTACTCGATCGCCTATCTGCTCGGTCGGCCAGGTGCCGGAGACATCATCGATCATGGCGTCCGCTACCTGTGGCAGCAGCACCGCGACCAGCGCAACGGCGGCTACTTCTGGTCGTTGAATGACGATGGGCCTGTCGACGACACCAAGCAGGGCTACGGACACGCATTCGTTCTGCTGGCGGCCTCTTCCGCAAAGGCTGCCGGTCATCCCCTGGCTGACCAGATGCTCGCCGACGTAACGGAAATCCTCGACACACGCTTCTGGGAAAGCCGACATGGGGCGATTGCCGAGGAGTTCGGAGTGGACTGGTCGCTCATCGATGGCGGAGACTATCGGGGTCAGAATTCCAACATGCACCTCACGGAGGCGCTGATGGCCGCCTTCGAAGTCACCGACGAGAGACATTATCTGGAGAAGGCCGAGAGCATTGCCGATCTGGTCATCCGCTGCGCCGCTGGAAGCGTTGGCTTTCGCGTGGCGGAGCATTTCGATGCAGAATGGCAGATCGACCGGAACTACTATCACCGGAACGAAATGTTCCGTCCCGCTGGCACGACCCCCGGTCACTGGATGGAATGGTCGCGGCTTCTGCTGCAGCTTTGGTCATTGGGCGGCAAGCAGCATGGCTGGATGCCCGAGGCCGCCAAGTCACTCTTCGTGCAGGCGATGTCACTGGGGTGGGACAAGGAGCGTGGCGGGCTCTTCTACACCCTTGACTGGGAAGACCGGCCGGCCAAGACCAGCAAGCTCTGGTGGCCCATGTGCGAAGCGACGGGTGCAGCGCATTTCCTGAACGAGCACCTGCCGGCCGATGATTTCTACGAAGATACCTATCGGCTGGTCTGGAGCATGATCGCCAACCGCTTCATCGACCACGCAAACGGGGGTTGGCACGAGGAACTCACGGAGGAGCTTGAACCGTCCCATGCCCTGTTCCCGGGCAAAGGTGATATCTACCACGCACTGCAGGCCTGCCTCATCCCGCTCTTTCCCGCGACCGGCAGCCTGGTCCGCGCAATCCAGGAGACCGGAGGCCGGCTGTAG
- a CDS encoding MgtC/SapB family protein translates to MTDVLAAEFSYTSPVDIRILFLRIFGALFLCGLIGLEREIRKNTAGIRTNMLIGLAATIYALVTLHMLQTMGTGDTDTRMDPIRLVEAVTSGVAFLAAGVVVYTRGSVRGLTTGASMWLSAGVGLTVGLGMWVVAIIATMTGLVVLWLLRKTEIAVGIKEEDAG, encoded by the coding sequence ATGACTGACGTTCTGGCCGCCGAATTCTCCTATACTTCTCCCGTGGACATCCGGATCCTGTTCCTGCGAATTTTCGGCGCCCTTTTTCTCTGCGGTCTTATTGGCTTGGAACGCGAAATCCGAAAGAATACGGCCGGCATTCGCACCAACATGCTCATTGGCCTTGCCGCCACCATCTACGCGCTGGTGACGCTGCACATGCTGCAGACCATGGGGACGGGCGACACCGACACCCGGATGGATCCGATACGCCTTGTGGAAGCCGTGACGTCAGGCGTGGCATTTCTCGCCGCCGGCGTTGTTGTCTATACCCGCGGATCCGTCCGCGGCTTGACGACCGGCGCAAGCATGTGGCTTTCCGCCGGCGTGGGACTCACCGTCGGGCTTGGCATGTGGGTCGTAGCCATCATCGCCACCATGACCGGCCTCGTTGTCCTCTGGCTGCTGCGCAAGACCGAGATCGCGGTCGGCATCAAGGAAGAAGACGCAGGTTAG
- a CDS encoding hybrid sensor histidine kinase/response regulator, with the protein MFRRTGLSNFDLNELFNLSPNPYVLLDRDLRMVGANNAYLAATARSEEEVIGHLMFEVFPSDPNSGHGKMLRDSFARVLATGDVDHLPMIPYPIAGPDGLMQNRYWSATHTPIKDAEGRVSFILQHTVDVTELHTLRQGAGAAEDWKMQTDLLRRVDAVQGQNRILGEEREYLRKLFEQAPGFMAVLREPEHIFTIANRSYRELVGREDLIGKAVRDALPDISGQGFYELLDQVYTTGEPYAANAARVVLDRGALGPQERYLDFVYQPIRDADGKVSGIFVQGHDVTALRLAQETAKENENRFRTLAQSLPNQVWTARPNGEVEWCNDQVYRYSGMQKLHFDAHNRSAMVHPDDAERVSHEWQQCLRTGKLLEVELRLRRNDGVYRWFISRAAPLTNSDGDIILWVATNTDIEEQKQTESHLEYLAESLGQTIEARTQELERTQEALRQSQKMEAIGNLAGGIAHDFNNLLQVITGNLQLLGRDLAGNEVAERRVSGALAGAARGARLASQLLSFGRRQPLEPKVINLSRLIRETDQLLRRSLGEAIEIDTIVGGGLWNTLVDPSNVENALLNLAINARDAMDGEGKLTIELGNAFLDDEYARNAYDVKPGQYVMLAVSDTGCGMTPDILEKVFDPFFTTKPDGKGTGLGLSMVYGFVKQSGGHIKIYSEPGNGTTVRIYLPRSLEAEDVVADSLVGPVTGGTETVLVVEDDEAVREVAVGLLTELGYKVLRAKDADSALAIVESGVAIDLLFTDVVMPGRLKSRDLARKAKERLPMLGVLFTSGYTENSIVHGGRLDPGVNLLSKPYTREALARKLRQAIEQGREEGALRKQVPEPNPAAKDAPINVLLCEDEALIRISTADFLQDVGMNVIEAGTAGEAIAAATGQSIDVLVADVHLPDMSGVELVREVRQRLPALPVIFATGDRKMSEMDGLENTALITKPYDYETLASQIRSMASARANLRLLP; encoded by the coding sequence ATGTTTCGGCGGACTGGCCTATCGAATTTCGATCTGAACGAGTTGTTCAATCTCTCTCCCAATCCCTACGTCCTCCTGGACCGGGATCTGCGTATGGTCGGTGCGAATAACGCGTATTTGGCGGCAACCGCGCGGTCCGAGGAGGAGGTAATCGGTCACCTCATGTTCGAGGTGTTTCCCAGCGACCCGAATTCCGGGCACGGAAAGATGCTGCGGGATTCCTTCGCCAGGGTGTTGGCAACCGGGGATGTCGACCATCTTCCAATGATTCCCTATCCCATTGCTGGGCCCGACGGGCTGATGCAGAACCGGTATTGGAGTGCCACTCACACGCCGATCAAGGACGCCGAGGGCAGGGTAAGCTTCATTCTCCAGCACACGGTCGACGTGACGGAACTGCATACACTTCGGCAGGGAGCGGGTGCTGCCGAAGACTGGAAGATGCAGACCGACCTGCTGCGCCGGGTGGATGCGGTTCAGGGGCAGAACCGTATTCTGGGGGAGGAGCGGGAGTACCTCCGCAAGCTGTTCGAGCAGGCGCCCGGATTCATGGCAGTGCTGCGTGAACCGGAGCACATCTTTACGATCGCCAATCGCTCCTATCGAGAACTGGTCGGTCGGGAGGACCTGATCGGCAAGGCCGTGCGGGATGCGCTTCCGGACATTAGCGGGCAGGGCTTCTACGAACTGCTCGACCAGGTCTATACGACGGGGGAACCCTATGCCGCCAATGCGGCACGCGTCGTCTTGGATCGGGGGGCGCTTGGGCCGCAGGAGCGCTATCTCGATTTTGTCTACCAGCCGATCCGAGATGCTGACGGTAAAGTGTCTGGCATATTCGTTCAGGGACACGACGTCACCGCCCTGAGACTGGCCCAGGAAACGGCCAAGGAAAACGAGAACCGTTTCCGAACGCTTGCACAATCGCTCCCCAACCAGGTCTGGACGGCGAGACCGAACGGCGAGGTGGAGTGGTGCAACGACCAGGTATACCGCTACAGCGGGATGCAGAAGCTGCATTTCGATGCCCATAACCGCTCCGCCATGGTCCATCCCGACGATGCCGAGCGAGTCTCGCATGAATGGCAGCAGTGTCTGCGCACCGGCAAGCTCCTTGAGGTGGAGTTGCGACTGCGCCGCAATGACGGCGTCTACAGGTGGTTCATCAGCCGAGCCGCCCCGTTGACCAACAGCGACGGCGACATCATCCTCTGGGTGGCTACCAACACCGACATCGAGGAACAGAAGCAGACTGAGTCCCACCTCGAGTATCTGGCGGAATCGCTTGGTCAGACTATCGAGGCGCGCACCCAGGAGCTCGAACGCACGCAGGAGGCGCTGCGTCAAAGCCAGAAGATGGAGGCGATCGGCAACCTCGCCGGGGGCATCGCCCATGACTTCAACAATCTGCTGCAGGTCATCACCGGCAATCTCCAGCTCCTCGGCCGCGACCTTGCCGGGAACGAGGTTGCAGAAAGACGGGTCTCAGGTGCCCTGGCGGGTGCCGCCCGTGGCGCGCGGCTCGCGTCTCAGTTGCTCTCCTTCGGACGCCGGCAACCGCTTGAGCCGAAGGTCATCAATCTCTCGCGCCTGATCCGCGAGACGGATCAGCTGCTTCGGCGAAGCCTCGGGGAGGCGATCGAGATAGACACCATTGTCGGTGGCGGCCTGTGGAACACGCTGGTGGATCCAAGCAATGTCGAGAACGCCCTTCTCAACCTCGCAATCAATGCACGGGATGCGATGGATGGAGAGGGCAAGCTGACGATCGAATTGGGCAATGCGTTTCTCGATGACGAATATGCGCGCAACGCCTATGACGTGAAGCCGGGGCAATATGTGATGCTTGCCGTCAGCGACACCGGGTGCGGCATGACGCCGGATATCCTGGAAAAGGTCTTCGATCCCTTCTTCACGACGAAGCCCGATGGCAAGGGCACCGGGCTCGGTCTCTCCATGGTCTATGGCTTCGTCAAGCAATCCGGCGGGCACATCAAGATCTACAGCGAGCCAGGCAACGGAACCACGGTGCGGATCTATCTTCCTCGATCGCTGGAAGCAGAGGATGTCGTTGCCGACAGCCTCGTCGGTCCGGTCACCGGCGGAACGGAAACAGTGCTTGTCGTGGAGGATGATGAGGCGGTACGCGAGGTCGCGGTCGGGCTGCTGACCGAACTCGGCTACAAGGTGCTTCGAGCCAAGGACGCGGACAGCGCACTGGCAATCGTCGAGAGTGGAGTGGCGATCGATCTGCTGTTCACGGATGTAGTGATGCCCGGCCGCCTCAAGAGCCGCGATCTCGCTCGCAAGGCGAAAGAGCGCCTGCCGATGCTCGGTGTGCTCTTTACTTCCGGATATACCGAGAATTCCATTGTTCATGGTGGGAGGCTCGACCCCGGGGTCAATCTTTTGAGTAAGCCCTATACGCGCGAGGCTCTCGCCAGGAAGCTGAGGCAGGCTATCGAGCAGGGTCGGGAAGAAGGTGCTTTGCGCAAGCAAGTGCCGGAACCCAATCCCGCCGCAAAGGATGCTCCGATCAACGTTCTTCTGTGCGAGGACGAGGCGCTGATCCGCATATCGACCGCGGATTTCCTGCAGGATGTGGGCATGAACGTCATCGAGGCCGGTACCGCAGGCGAAGCCATCGCCGCGGCGACCGGCCAGTCGATCGACGTGCTGGTCGCCGATGTTCACCTGCCCGACATGAGCGGCGTTGAACTGGTGCGAGAGGTCAGGCAGCGCTTGCCGGCACTGCCGGTCATATTCGCAACGGGGGACCGCAAGATGTCGGAAATGGACGGTCTCGAAAACACCGCGCTCATCACCAAGCCCTATGACTATGAGACGCTCGCAAGCCAGATCCGGTCAATGGCGTCGGCACGGGCTAACCTGCGTCTTCTTCCTTGA
- a CDS encoding DUF982 domain-containing protein, translating into MRDLCFLAPVPIVVGVGYPAQIESVLGATAFLNDRPSWQRDRLYSLALKACRAALAGEIEAETARTAFTAFARRHGLLAYEDDHLPAILTDAPADARQPV; encoded by the coding sequence ATGCGTGACCTTTGCTTTCTTGCCCCTGTACCGATTGTCGTCGGCGTCGGCTACCCCGCCCAGATCGAGAGTGTGCTCGGCGCCACAGCGTTCCTGAACGATCGCCCGTCCTGGCAAAGGGACCGTCTGTATTCACTTGCCCTGAAGGCCTGCCGTGCCGCTCTGGCCGGTGAGATCGAGGCTGAAACTGCGCGAACGGCCTTCACGGCCTTCGCGCGCAGACATGGGCTGCTCGCCTACGAAGACGATCACCTGCCCGCGATCCTGACCGACGCACCGGCAGACGCGAGACAGCCCGTCTGA
- a CDS encoding usg protein codes for MRFSSDLEYQLNGYGLTTAHILYRLPDFGSVLQTYVWQDYDLAPEFPEMRKFLDFWESNLEGPLHSIRYTHKRLIGPQEWRQIDGEFKLH; via the coding sequence ATGCGATTTTCGTCTGATCTGGAATACCAGCTGAACGGTTACGGCCTCACCACCGCCCACATCCTCTATCGCCTGCCGGATTTTGGTTCAGTGCTGCAGACGTACGTCTGGCAGGACTACGACCTGGCGCCCGAGTTCCCCGAGATGCGTAAGTTCCTCGATTTCTGGGAGAGCAATCTGGAAGGGCCGCTTCATTCGATCCGCTACACTCATAAGCGGCTCATCGGACCTCAGGAGTGGAGACAGATCGACGGCGAGTTCAAGCTGCATTGA
- the groES gene encoding co-chaperone GroES: MTFRPLHDRILVRRVDSEEKTKGGIIIPDTAKEKPQEGEVIAVGPGARNEQGQIQALDVKVGDRILFGKWSGTEIKIDGEDLLIMKESDVMGVIEARVAEKKAA; this comes from the coding sequence ATGACGTTCCGACCGCTTCATGATCGCATTCTGGTGCGCCGCGTCGACTCAGAGGAGAAGACCAAGGGCGGCATCATCATTCCCGATACCGCGAAGGAAAAGCCCCAGGAAGGGGAAGTGATCGCCGTCGGCCCAGGCGCCCGCAACGAGCAGGGCCAGATCCAGGCGCTCGACGTTAAGGTCGGCGACCGCATCCTGTTCGGAAAATGGTCCGGCACCGAGATCAAGATTGACGGCGAAGACCTTCTGATCATGAAGGAAAGCGACGTGATGGGCGTGATCGAGGCCCGAGTGGCCGAGAAGAAGGCCGCCTGA
- the groL gene encoding chaperonin GroEL (60 kDa chaperone family; promotes refolding of misfolded polypeptides especially under stressful conditions; forms two stacked rings of heptamers to form a barrel-shaped 14mer; ends can be capped by GroES; misfolded proteins enter the barrel where they are refolded when GroES binds): MAAKDVRFNIDARERMLRGVDVLANAVKVTLGPKGRNVVIDKSFGAPRITKDGVSVAKEIELEDKFENMGAQMLREVASKTNDLAGDGTTTATVLAQAIVKEGAKAVASGMNPMDLKRGIDLAVDAVVSELKNNARKISNNSEIAQVGTISANGDTEIGRYLAEAMQKVGNEGVITVEEAKTAETELEVVEGMQFDRGYLSPYFVTNQDKMRVELEDPYVLIHEKKLSNLQAMLPVLEAVVQSGKPLLIIAEDVEGEALATIVVNKLRGGLKVAAVKAPGFGDRRKAMLEDIAILTGGTVISEDLGIKLENVTLNMLGRAKKVSIEKENTTIIDGAGSKAEIEGRSNQIRAQIEETTSDYDREKLQERLAKLAGGVAVIRVGGSTEVEVKEKKDRVDDALHATRAAVEEGILPGGGVALLRAVKALDDVKTANPDQKVGIEIVRRAIEAPVRQIAENAGAEGSIIVGKLREKTEFSFGWNAQTNEYGDLYAMGVIDPAKVVRTALQDAASVAGLLVTTEAMIAEKPKKEAAPAMPAGGMDF, encoded by the coding sequence ATGGCTGCTAAAGACGTCAGATTCAACATCGATGCCCGTGAACGCATGCTGCGGGGGGTCGATGTTCTTGCCAATGCCGTGAAGGTGACGCTTGGTCCGAAAGGTCGTAATGTCGTGATCGACAAGTCCTTCGGCGCACCGCGCATTACCAAGGACGGCGTCTCCGTCGCGAAGGAAATCGAACTGGAAGACAAGTTCGAGAACATGGGCGCCCAGATGCTACGCGAGGTCGCGTCCAAGACCAATGACCTGGCCGGCGACGGCACCACGACCGCAACCGTTCTCGCCCAGGCCATCGTCAAGGAAGGCGCCAAGGCCGTTGCCTCGGGTATGAACCCAATGGACCTGAAGCGCGGCATCGATCTCGCCGTGGATGCGGTGGTTTCCGAACTGAAGAACAATGCCCGCAAGATCTCCAACAATTCCGAGATCGCCCAGGTCGGTACGATCTCCGCGAACGGAGATACCGAGATCGGCCGCTATCTGGCTGAAGCCATGCAGAAGGTCGGCAATGAGGGTGTCATCACCGTCGAGGAAGCCAAGACCGCGGAGACGGAACTTGAAGTCGTCGAAGGCATGCAGTTCGACCGCGGTTATCTTTCTCCTTACTTCGTCACCAATCAGGACAAGATGCGCGTCGAGCTTGAGGATCCCTATGTCCTGATCCACGAGAAGAAGCTCTCCAACCTGCAGGCCATGCTGCCGGTCCTCGAAGCCGTGGTTCAGTCGGGCAAGCCGCTCCTCATCATCGCCGAGGACGTCGAAGGCGAAGCCCTTGCAACAATCGTCGTCAACAAGCTGCGCGGTGGCCTCAAGGTTGCCGCCGTCAAGGCACCCGGCTTCGGCGACCGTCGCAAGGCGATGCTTGAGGACATTGCTATCCTGACGGGCGGCACAGTCATATCCGAAGATCTCGGCATCAAGTTGGAGAATGTCACACTCAACATGCTCGGCCGCGCGAAGAAGGTGTCGATCGAGAAGGAGAACACGACCATCATCGACGGCGCCGGCTCCAAGGCGGAAATCGAGGGTCGTTCAAATCAGATCCGGGCGCAGATCGAGGAGACCACTTCGGACTACGACCGCGAGAAGCTACAGGAACGCCTTGCAAAGCTCGCTGGCGGCGTTGCCGTGATCCGCGTCGGCGGCTCGACGGAAGTTGAAGTGAAGGAGAAGAAGGATCGCGTGGACGACGCGCTGCATGCTACGCGCGCAGCCGTCGAGGAAGGCATCCTTCCGGGTGGCGGGGTAGCCCTCCTACGTGCAGTCAAGGCTCTCGATGACGTGAAGACAGCCAACCCCGACCAGAAGGTCGGCATTGAAATCGTCCGCCGCGCCATCGAGGCTCCGGTACGCCAAATTGCCGAGAATGCCGGTGCCGAAGGTTCCATTATCGTTGGCAAGCTGCGCGAGAAGACCGAGTTCTCCTTCGGCTGGAACGCCCAGACCAACGAGTACGGTGATCTTTACGCCATGGGCGTGATCGATCCGGCCAAAGTCGTCCGGACCGCGCTCCAGGACGCAGCCTCGGTAGCTGGCCTTCTGGTGACGACGGAGGCGATGATCGCCGAAAAACCGAAGAAGGAAGCCGCTCCCGCAATGCCTGCCGGAGGCATGGACTTCTAG
- a CDS encoding DUF982 domain-containing protein, with translation MQNVPWQRPVATSVTAVSNAFEALDLLDHHWPNIKGPRFVKARYACLAALDGRESAEVARETFKDAVAEAQLN, from the coding sequence ATGCAGAATGTTCCTTGGCAAAGACCTGTCGCAACCAGCGTCACCGCCGTCTCCAACGCCTTTGAGGCGCTCGATCTCCTGGACCACCACTGGCCCAACATCAAAGGCCCCCGCTTCGTCAAGGCGCGGTATGCGTGCCTTGCCGCCCTGGATGGTCGGGAATCAGCGGAAGTGGCGCGCGAAACCTTCAAGGATGCCGTTGCCGAGGCGCAGCTGAACTAG
- a CDS encoding alpha-1,4-glucan--maltose-1-phosphate maltosyltransferase, translating to MNSVPTFNAPVSRLTQSPRIYYVHPLLLKGYEAWGEVFAHAKALGFDTVLTAPLFERGSKTSIFVSRRFDRLDADLGLGEEVDDGLSRLSKMAAEQGLRLMLDLVIDRIAREDRGTGDIAADPRIGPDASCSQSVDLSPSETTYNYLEEWRKRIGTLLECGISGFRCLGIERVPEEAWSSLIKAARNHRQEVSFFAWTPGTGFERRRALRDIGMDGCFSSFAWWNLQDGWLSEEHEVQRGLGVQIAFPEAPYGKRLAHGAEGCEVLQRKALRSLKLAGHFGGGLMLPMGFEYGVSTPLDQMFGDGLGLAGLRDQSTYDIGGEIRSVNDMLRQDQGQFQRRPFTLISAANTQVVAVVQSNREDLRTSDRLRVVLVNRDLRQTAAPPLNAIHQIASSFLPLKDAEGSSGPRLKPAEVRVLEGRVSKPILSASSLPDLAVAAAAPRLAIEKITPSVDEGRFVVKRVVGETVRVEADIFGDGHDPLAAVLLWRPADEDEWQEVRMQLFENDRWRAEFTPRRMGRHEFAIEAWRNPFAIFRYEFTKKHDARLDLKLEIQEGINLIKDAVASAEAALKIPLQRLVDDLDQASEAQRIGLLLAHETSELMAKADRRPFRLRSQIIPLDAERLGASFASWYQIFPRSQSGDPNRHGTFDDVIDRLPAIREMGFDVLYFPPIHPIGSTNRKGRNNSLKALPGDPGSPYAIGSEEGGHDAIHPELGTFEDFRRLVAAAHDHGLEIALDLAIQASPDHPWLKEHPGWFDWRPDGTIRYAENPPKKYEDIVNVDFYAKDAVPSLWQELRDVVQMWVDQGVKLFRVDNPHTKPFPFWEWLIADIRSRHPDVIFLSEAFTKPKVMYRLAKIGFSQSYTYFTWRNAKWELEQYMREITIEAPKDFFRPHFFVNTHDINPDFLQNAPRPAYLIRAALAATLSGLWGVYNGFELCEGRPDAKRKEYADSEKYEIRAWDWDRPGNIKHEIGLLNRIRKENPALHSHLGLTLLTAWNDNVMFFEKASAARENVLLIAISLDPYNAQEADVEIPLWSWNLPDQGSLSMEDLISGQKFTWTGKMQRLRLEAGMPFAIWRVR from the coding sequence ATGAATTCTGTTCCCACATTCAATGCTCCGGTCTCCCGCCTCACTCAGTCCCCTCGCATCTACTACGTCCATCCTCTTCTGCTGAAGGGATACGAAGCCTGGGGGGAGGTTTTCGCGCATGCGAAGGCCCTGGGTTTCGATACGGTCCTGACAGCTCCACTATTCGAGCGCGGCAGCAAGACGAGCATTTTCGTCTCCAGGAGATTCGATCGACTAGACGCCGACCTTGGGCTCGGCGAGGAAGTCGATGACGGCCTGTCCCGTCTGTCGAAAATGGCGGCAGAGCAAGGTCTCAGGCTGATGCTCGACCTCGTCATCGACCGGATTGCGCGCGAAGATCGCGGGACTGGCGATATAGCGGCCGATCCGCGGATCGGTCCCGATGCGAGTTGCAGCCAGTCCGTTGACCTTTCCCCGAGCGAGACGACCTACAACTATCTCGAGGAATGGCGGAAACGGATCGGCACGCTCTTAGAGTGCGGAATCTCCGGTTTCCGCTGCCTCGGCATCGAGAGGGTTCCGGAGGAAGCATGGTCGTCACTGATCAAGGCGGCGCGGAACCATCGACAAGAGGTTTCATTTTTCGCTTGGACCCCTGGCACCGGTTTTGAGCGGAGACGCGCCCTTAGGGACATAGGGATGGATGGCTGCTTCTCCTCCTTCGCCTGGTGGAACTTGCAGGACGGCTGGCTCTCGGAAGAACATGAGGTCCAGCGTGGACTGGGGGTTCAGATCGCCTTTCCGGAGGCTCCCTACGGCAAGCGGCTCGCCCACGGGGCGGAAGGCTGCGAGGTCCTGCAGCGAAAGGCGTTGCGATCGTTGAAGCTTGCTGGCCACTTCGGCGGCGGCCTCATGCTTCCGATGGGTTTCGAATACGGCGTTTCCACACCACTGGACCAGATGTTCGGTGATGGCTTGGGGCTCGCAGGCCTGAGGGATCAGTCAACCTATGACATCGGCGGTGAGATCCGCTCTGTCAACGACATGCTCCGGCAGGATCAGGGGCAGTTCCAGCGACGTCCATTCACCCTGATCTCCGCAGCGAACACACAGGTCGTCGCCGTCGTGCAGTCGAACCGGGAAGATCTGCGGACCTCCGACAGGCTGCGGGTGGTCCTCGTCAACCGCGACCTGAGGCAGACGGCAGCCCCTCCTCTCAACGCCATCCACCAGATCGCGTCGTCATTCCTCCCACTAAAAGACGCGGAAGGCTCCTCCGGCCCAAGGTTGAAGCCGGCGGAAGTGCGCGTCCTGGAAGGTCGCGTCTCCAAGCCGATCCTCTCCGCGTCTTCGCTCCCCGATCTGGCAGTGGCGGCGGCCGCACCGCGCCTCGCCATCGAGAAGATCACGCCCTCCGTGGATGAAGGGCGCTTCGTGGTGAAGCGGGTGGTCGGCGAGACGGTTCGCGTCGAGGCCGACATCTTCGGCGACGGCCATGATCCGCTAGCGGCCGTGCTCCTGTGGCGGCCGGCTGACGAAGACGAGTGGCAGGAAGTTCGCATGCAGTTGTTCGAGAACGACCGCTGGCGGGCCGAATTCACGCCACGGCGCATGGGCCGCCACGAATTCGCGATCGAAGCCTGGCGAAATCCCTTCGCCATCTTCCGCTACGAGTTCACCAAGAAGCACGACGCGCGGCTGGACCTTAAGCTGGAGATTCAGGAAGGGATCAACCTGATCAAGGACGCCGTTGCTTCGGCGGAAGCGGCATTGAAGATCCCGCTGCAGAGACTTGTAGATGATCTGGACCAGGCCTCGGAGGCGCAACGGATTGGGCTCCTGCTCGCACACGAGACGTCCGAACTCATGGCCAAGGCAGATCGCCGACCTTTCCGGCTCCGATCGCAGATCATCCCTCTCGACGCCGAACGGCTAGGAGCTTCATTCGCCAGCTGGTATCAGATCTTTCCCCGGTCGCAGAGCGGTGATCCGAACCGGCATGGGACCTTCGATGACGTCATCGATCGCCTGCCAGCTATTCGGGAGATGGGCTTCGACGTCCTCTATTTCCCACCTATTCACCCGATCGGCTCGACCAACCGCAAGGGCCGCAATAACAGCCTGAAGGCGCTGCCGGGCGATCCAGGGAGCCCGTATGCGATCGGTTCGGAGGAAGGTGGCCACGACGCAATCCACCCCGAGCTTGGAACCTTCGAGGATTTCCGCCGCCTCGTCGCCGCAGCCCACGACCATGGCCTCGAGATCGCCCTCGATCTGGCGATCCAGGCGTCCCCCGACCACCCGTGGCTGAAGGAGCATCCAGGCTGGTTCGACTGGCGGCCGGACGGGACGATCCGTTACGCCGAGAATCCGCCCAAGAAATACGAAGACATCGTCAATGTCGACTTCTACGCCAAGGACGCGGTTCCTTCGCTATGGCAGGAGCTTCGTGACGTCGTACAAATGTGGGTGGACCAGGGCGTGAAGCTTTTCCGGGTCGACAACCCGCACACCAAGCCCTTCCCGTTCTGGGAATGGCTGATCGCCGATATCCGCTCCCGCCATCCTGACGTGATCTTCCTGTCAGAAGCCTTCACCAAGCCCAAGGTCATGTACCGGCTGGCAAAGATCGGGTTTTCGCAATCCTACACCTACTTCACCTGGCGCAACGCCAAGTGGGAGCTCGAGCAGTACATGCGCGAGATCACCATCGAAGCTCCGAAGGACTTCTTCCGCCCGCACTTCTTCGTCAACACGCACGACATCAATCCCGACTTCCTCCAGAACGCGCCCCGCCCGGCTTACCTGATCCGGGCAGCTCTCGCGGCGACCCTTTCCGGGCTCTGGGGCGTCTACAACGGTTTCGAGCTTTGCGAAGGCCGACCAGATGCCAAGCGCAAGGAATACGCCGACAGCGAGAAGTACGAGATCCGGGCGTGGGACTGGGACCGGCCGGGCAACATCAAGCACGAGATCGGCCTCCTGAACCGCATCCGCAAGGAGAACCCGGCACTCCACTCGCATCTGGGCCTCACGCTTCTCACCGCCTGGAACGACAATGTCATGTTCTTCGAGAAGGCGAGCGCCGCCCGGGAAAACGTGCTGCTGATCGCGATCAGCCTCGATCCCTACAATGCCCAGGAAGCGGACGTCGAAATCCCGCTGTGGTCATGGAACCTGCCGGACCAGGGATCACTTTCCATGGAGGACCTGATCTCGGGTCAGAAGTTCACCTGGACCGGGAAAATGCAGCGGCTGCGGCTGGAGGCCGGAATGCCGTTCGCCATCTGGCGCGTGAGATAA